From a single Paraburkholderia sp. D15 genomic region:
- the fabZ gene encoding 3-hydroxyacyl-ACP dehydratase FabZ, which yields MSTEKINLDIHKILTLLPHRYPILLVDRVLELEPHKSIKALKNVSINEPYFMGHFPNRPVMPGVLILEALAQTAALLTFSEEPSDPTNTLYLFVGIDNARFKRVVEPGDQLILNCTFERHMRGIWKFKARAEVDGVVAAEADLMCAVRHTDKDA from the coding sequence ATGAGCACCGAAAAAATCAATCTCGACATTCATAAGATTCTCACGCTGCTGCCGCATCGTTACCCGATCCTGCTGGTCGACCGGGTGCTCGAACTCGAGCCGCACAAGAGCATCAAAGCGTTGAAGAACGTGTCGATCAACGAGCCGTACTTCATGGGGCATTTCCCGAACCGTCCGGTGATGCCTGGCGTGCTGATCCTCGAAGCGCTGGCGCAAACCGCCGCGCTGCTGACGTTCTCGGAAGAGCCGAGCGATCCGACGAACACGCTGTACCTGTTCGTGGGTATCGACAATGCGCGCTTCAAGCGCGTGGTGGAGCCGGGCGATCAGCTGATCCTGAACTGCACGTTCGAGCGCCACATGCGCGGCATCTGGAAGTTCAAGGCGCGCGCCGAGGTGGATGGCGTCGTGGCGGCGGAAGCCGACCTGATGTGCGCGGTGCGGCACACGGACAAGGACGCTTGA
- the lpxD gene encoding UDP-3-O-(3-hydroxymyristoyl)glucosamine N-acyltransferase, which translates to MAFTLEDIVQRFGGEVVGNGSQRVGSLAPLDQAGPDQLAFLANPKYLSQVETTRAGAVLINAADLAKLTPSEDRPNGALNFIVTPNPYAYFARVAQTFIDLVAPKAAPGIHQSATIDPSAQIAASAVIGPHVTVEAGAVIGENVRLDANVVIGRGTRIGAGSHLYPNVAVYYGCKLGERVIVHAGAVIGSDGFGFAPDFVGEGDARTGSWVKIPQVGGVSIANDVEIGANTTIDRGAMADTIIEECVKIDNLVQIGHNCKVGAYTVIAGCAGIAGSTTIGRHCMIGGAVGIAGHVTLADYVIVTAKSGVSKSLLKPGMYTSAFPAVNHADWNKSAALLRNIDKLRDRIKALENAAAGQSTSAASAASGESAGKLHSAGE; encoded by the coding sequence ATGGCATTTACGCTCGAGGACATCGTCCAACGGTTCGGCGGTGAGGTAGTCGGCAACGGTTCGCAGCGCGTCGGCAGTCTCGCGCCGCTCGATCAGGCAGGTCCGGACCAACTGGCGTTCCTCGCCAATCCGAAGTATCTGTCGCAGGTCGAGACGACTCGCGCGGGCGCGGTGTTGATCAATGCCGCCGACCTCGCGAAGCTGACTCCCAGCGAAGACCGCCCAAACGGCGCGCTTAACTTCATCGTCACGCCGAATCCGTACGCTTACTTCGCGCGCGTCGCGCAGACCTTCATCGACCTCGTTGCACCCAAGGCCGCGCCGGGCATCCATCAAAGCGCGACCATCGATCCGTCCGCGCAGATCGCCGCGAGCGCGGTGATCGGTCCGCACGTCACGGTGGAAGCGGGCGCCGTGATCGGCGAGAACGTGCGGCTCGACGCCAACGTGGTGATCGGTCGCGGCACGCGGATCGGCGCGGGTTCGCATCTGTATCCGAACGTGGCGGTGTACTACGGCTGCAAGCTTGGCGAGCGCGTGATCGTGCACGCGGGCGCGGTCATCGGTTCGGACGGCTTCGGCTTCGCGCCGGACTTCGTCGGCGAAGGCGACGCGCGCACCGGCAGCTGGGTGAAGATTCCGCAGGTGGGTGGCGTGTCGATCGCGAACGACGTCGAAATCGGCGCGAACACCACGATCGATCGCGGCGCGATGGCCGACACGATCATCGAGGAGTGCGTGAAGATCGACAACCTCGTGCAGATCGGTCACAACTGCAAGGTCGGCGCGTACACGGTGATCGCCGGGTGCGCGGGCATCGCGGGCAGCACCACGATCGGCCGGCATTGCATGATCGGCGGCGCGGTCGGTATCGCGGGGCACGTGACGCTTGCCGACTACGTGATCGTCACCGCGAAGTCGGGCGTGTCGAAGTCGTTGCTCAAGCCCGGTATGTACACCAGCGCGTTCCCGGCCGTGAATCACGCGGACTGGAACAAGAGCGCGGCGCTGCTGCGTAATATCGACAAGCTGCGCGACCGTATCAAGGCGCTTGAAAACGCCGCGGCCGGGCAGTCCACAAGTGCGGCAAGCGCGGCAAGCGGCGAGAGCGCCGGCAAGCTCCACTCCGCGGGCGAATGA
- a CDS encoding OmpH family outer membrane protein gives MLTGMFSKRVACALALAMTLGVGVAHAQEARIAAVNSDRILRESAAAKAAQVKLEAEFAKRDKDLADMAQKLKTMSDALDKNGASMSATDRAQKQRDLSQLDTDFQRKQREFREDLNQRRNEELAAVLDRANKVIKQIAEQQHYDLIVQEAVYVSPRIDITDQVLKALAASGN, from the coding sequence TTGCTAACCGGTATGTTTTCGAAACGTGTGGCATGCGCGCTGGCGCTGGCAATGACCTTGGGGGTCGGGGTAGCGCACGCGCAGGAAGCCAGGATCGCCGCGGTGAATTCGGACCGGATCCTGCGGGAATCCGCGGCCGCGAAAGCCGCTCAGGTCAAGCTCGAAGCCGAGTTCGCCAAGCGCGACAAGGATCTCGCCGACATGGCGCAGAAGCTGAAGACCATGTCCGACGCGCTCGACAAGAACGGCGCCTCGATGTCCGCGACCGACCGCGCGCAGAAGCAGCGCGACCTGTCGCAACTGGACACGGACTTCCAGCGCAAGCAACGCGAATTTCGTGAAGACCTGAACCAGCGCCGCAACGAAGAACTCGCGGCGGTGCTCGATCGCGCGAACAAGGTGATCAAGCAGATCGCCGAGCAGCAGCACTACGACCTGATCGTTCAGGAAGCGGTGTACGTGAGCCCGCGCATCGATATTACCGACCAGGTGCTCAAGGCGCTGGCGGCGTCGGGCAATTAA
- the bamA gene encoding outer membrane protein assembly factor BamA, translated as MFKPHRFVPKTVIAAALAAHGLVAHATSPFVVQDIRIEGLQRVEPGTVFAYLPIKQGDTFSDDKASEAIRALYATGFFNDVKIATEGNVVIVQVLERPAIGTIDFAGIHEFDKDNLTKALRAVGLSQGRYYDKALVDKAEQELKRQYLTRGYYAAEVTTTITPIDRNRVAVLFSVAEGPSAKIRQINFIGNKAFSTGTLRDEMQLSTPNWFSWYTKNDLYAKDKLTGDLENVRSYYLNRGYLEFNIDSTQVSISPDKKDMYLTVTLHEGEPYTISSIKLAGNLLDREPELAKLIKIKPGDRFSAEKLQATTKAIVDKLGEYGYAFATVNAQPQIDQTNHKVDLTLQVDPSRRVYVRRINVVGNTRTRDEVVRREMRQLESSWFDSNRLALSKDRINRLGYFTDVDVTTVPVEGTPDQVDIDVKVAEKPTGAITLGAGFSSTDKVVLSAGVSQDNVFGSGTSLSVNVNTAKTYRTLTVTQVDPYFTVDGIKRITDVYYRTYQPLYYSTDSSFKIVTVGGDLKFGIPFSEVDTVYFGAGLEQNQLDIDANTPASYKQYVQDFGRVSNNVPITVGWSRDARDSALVPSRGYFTQANAEYGTPIGGTQYYKADINAQYYYSFARGFVLGFNFQGGYGNGLGGKPYPIFKNYYAGGIGSVRGYEPSSLGPRDATTGDPIGGSKLLVGNIELTFPLPGTGYDRTLRVFTFLDAGNVWADASSAATSTGANGLRYGYGVGLAWISPIGPLKLSLGFPLTKHTGDQYQKFQFQIGTAF; from the coding sequence TTGTTTAAACCTCATCGCTTTGTTCCAAAGACGGTTATAGCCGCGGCGCTCGCCGCGCATGGGCTGGTTGCTCACGCAACGTCGCCCTTCGTGGTGCAAGACATCCGGATCGAGGGATTGCAACGCGTCGAACCCGGTACCGTGTTCGCGTACCTGCCCATCAAGCAAGGTGATACGTTCTCCGACGACAAGGCCTCGGAAGCGATTCGCGCGCTGTACGCCACGGGCTTCTTCAACGACGTCAAGATCGCCACCGAAGGCAACGTCGTCATCGTGCAGGTGCTGGAGCGCCCCGCGATCGGCACGATCGACTTCGCCGGCATTCACGAATTCGACAAGGACAACCTGACCAAGGCGCTGCGCGCGGTCGGTCTGTCGCAAGGTCGTTACTACGACAAGGCGCTGGTCGACAAGGCCGAGCAGGAACTGAAGCGTCAGTACCTCACGCGCGGATACTACGCGGCCGAAGTGACCACCACGATCACGCCGATCGACCGCAACCGCGTCGCGGTGCTGTTCTCGGTGGCCGAAGGTCCGAGCGCGAAGATCCGCCAGATCAACTTCATCGGCAACAAGGCATTCAGCACGGGTACGCTGCGCGACGAAATGCAGCTGTCCACGCCGAACTGGTTCTCGTGGTACACGAAGAACGACCTGTACGCGAAAGACAAGCTCACCGGCGACCTCGAAAACGTCCGCTCGTATTACCTGAATCGCGGCTACCTCGAGTTCAACATCGACTCGACCCAGGTGTCGATTTCGCCGGACAAGAAGGACATGTATCTGACGGTCACGCTGCATGAAGGCGAGCCGTACACGATTTCGAGCATCAAGCTGGCCGGTAATCTGCTCGACCGCGAGCCGGAGCTGGCCAAGCTGATCAAGATCAAACCGGGCGACCGGTTCTCGGCCGAGAAACTGCAGGCCACCACCAAGGCGATCGTCGACAAGCTCGGCGAGTACGGCTATGCGTTCGCCACCGTCAACGCGCAGCCGCAGATCGATCAGACCAACCACAAGGTCGACCTGACGCTGCAGGTGGACCCGAGCCGCCGCGTCTACGTGCGCCGCATCAACGTGGTCGGCAACACCCGTACGCGCGACGAAGTGGTGCGCCGCGAAATGCGCCAGCTCGAAAGCTCGTGGTTCGACTCGAACCGCCTCGCGCTGTCGAAGGACCGTATCAACCGTCTCGGCTACTTCACCGACGTGGACGTCACCACGGTGCCGGTGGAAGGCACGCCCGACCAGGTCGACATCGACGTCAAGGTCGCCGAAAAGCCGACCGGCGCGATCACGCTGGGCGCCGGCTTCTCGTCGACGGACAAGGTGGTGCTGTCGGCAGGTGTGTCGCAGGACAACGTGTTCGGTTCGGGCACGAGTCTGTCGGTCAACGTGAATACCGCGAAGACCTACCGTACGCTGACGGTCACGCAGGTCGATCCGTACTTCACGGTCGACGGCATCAAGCGGATCACGGACGTCTACTACCGCACGTATCAGCCGCTGTACTACTCGACCGATTCGAGCTTCAAGATCGTGACCGTGGGTGGCGACCTGAAGTTCGGCATCCCGTTCTCGGAAGTGGACACGGTCTACTTCGGCGCGGGCCTCGAGCAGAACCAGCTGGACATCGACGCGAACACGCCGGCTTCGTACAAGCAGTACGTGCAGGATTTCGGCCGCGTGTCGAACAACGTGCCGATCACGGTGGGCTGGTCGCGCGACGCGCGTGACAGCGCGCTCGTGCCGAGCCGCGGCTACTTCACGCAGGCCAATGCCGAATACGGCACGCCGATCGGTGGGACCCAGTACTACAAGGCCGACATCAACGCGCAGTACTATTACTCGTTCGCGCGCGGCTTCGTGCTGGGCTTCAACTTCCAGGGCGGCTACGGTAACGGTCTCGGCGGCAAGCCGTATCCGATTTTCAAGAACTACTACGCGGGCGGTATCGGTTCGGTGCGGGGCTACGAGCCGAGCTCGCTGGGTCCGCGCGACGCCACCACCGGCGACCCGATCGGCGGCTCGAAGCTGCTGGTCGGCAATATCGAGTTGACGTTCCCGCTGCCGGGCACGGGCTACGACCGCACGCTGCGCGTGTTTACGTTCCTCGACGCCGGTAACGTCTGGGCCGACGCGAGCAGCGCCGCGACGTCGACCGGCGCGAACGGTCTGCGTTACGGCTACGGTGTCGGTCTCGCATGGATTTCGCCGATCGGTCCGCTCAAGCTCAGCCTGGGCTTCCCGCTCACGAAGCACACCGGGGACCAGTATCAGAAGTTCCAGTTCCAGATCGGGACGGCGTTCTGA
- a CDS encoding 1-deoxy-D-xylulose-5-phosphate reductoisomerase: MQKRLTLLGSTGSIGDSTLDVVARHPERFSVYALTAHRNGDKLVEQCLRFAPEVAVVGDADTAARVAAKLREAGSKTEVTYGPQALVDVSDSAGCDTVVAAIVGAAGLAPSLAAARAGKRILLANKEALVMSGSIFMDAVRDNGAVLLPVDSEHNAIFQCLPREAALHGGVSKIILTASGGPFRTREPATLVDVTPDEACKHPNWSMGRKISVDSATMMNKGLEVIEAHWLFGLPGERIDVLIHPQSVIHSLVSYADGSVLAQLGNPDMRTPIAHALAFPERVDSGVAQLDLVQVASLSFEKPDYARFPCLALAMKALAEGGLASAALNAANEVAVEAFLQRQIGFMAIAQVVESVLNALPNRSAHSLDDAIEADAAARRAAADFIARLPDGARRTERAVQ; this comes from the coding sequence ATGCAAAAACGTCTGACATTGCTCGGTTCCACGGGCTCGATTGGAGACAGCACGCTCGACGTCGTCGCGCGTCATCCCGAGCGCTTTTCGGTCTACGCGCTCACCGCGCATCGCAACGGCGACAAGCTCGTCGAGCAATGCCTGCGCTTTGCGCCCGAAGTGGCGGTGGTCGGCGACGCCGACACGGCCGCGCGGGTCGCGGCGAAGCTGCGTGAAGCGGGCAGCAAGACCGAGGTCACGTACGGGCCGCAAGCGCTCGTCGACGTGTCGGACAGCGCCGGCTGCGACACCGTGGTGGCAGCGATCGTCGGCGCGGCCGGCCTCGCGCCGAGCCTCGCGGCGGCACGCGCCGGCAAGCGCATCCTGCTCGCCAACAAGGAAGCGCTGGTCATGTCCGGCTCGATTTTCATGGACGCGGTGCGCGACAACGGCGCGGTGCTGCTGCCGGTCGACAGCGAACACAACGCGATTTTCCAGTGCCTGCCGCGCGAAGCCGCGCTGCACGGCGGCGTCTCCAAGATCATCCTGACCGCGTCGGGTGGCCCGTTCCGCACCCGCGAACCGGCCACGCTCGTCGACGTCACGCCCGACGAAGCCTGCAAGCACCCGAACTGGTCGATGGGCCGCAAGATCTCGGTCGACTCGGCCACGATGATGAACAAGGGCCTCGAAGTGATCGAAGCCCATTGGCTGTTCGGTCTGCCGGGCGAGCGCATCGACGTGCTGATTCACCCGCAGAGCGTGATTCACTCGCTGGTGTCGTATGCGGACGGTTCGGTGCTCGCGCAGCTCGGCAACCCCGATATGCGCACGCCGATCGCGCACGCGCTGGCGTTCCCGGAGCGTGTCGATTCGGGCGTCGCGCAACTCGACCTCGTGCAGGTCGCGTCGCTGTCGTTCGAAAAGCCGGACTATGCGCGCTTCCCGTGTCTCGCGCTCGCCATGAAGGCGCTCGCCGAAGGTGGCCTCGCGAGCGCGGCGCTGAACGCCGCGAACGAAGTCGCGGTCGAGGCCTTCCTGCAGCGCCAGATCGGTTTCATGGCGATCGCGCAGGTGGTCGAGTCCGTGCTGAACGCGTTGCCGAACCGCAGCGCGCATTCTCTCGACGATGCGATCGAAGCGGACGCCGCCGCGCGCCGCGCCGCTGCCGACTTCATCGCGCGTCTGCCTGACGGCGCCCGTCGCACGGAACGCGCCGTCCAGTGA
- the rseP gene encoding RIP metalloprotease RseP — translation MNLLIELLAFAVAIGVLVVVHEYGHYRVARWCGVKVLRFSIGFGKPLFQWVSPKTGTEWTIAALPLGGYVKMLDERETGAAPIPAELLSQAFNRKSVWRRFAIVAAGPVANFLLAIVLFALVFATGVTEPAAVVAAPAPNTPAAQAGFDGGETIVAVRAENAGESEPVRSWSDLRWKLLGAAFDHKRVVLSAKDAHGTSDFQLDLRGLGEKDVDDDFMSHLGFEPGGGKLTVAGVQPGSAAQKAGLVAGDRLRAVDGIPTDNATAFIAYVKSHAGKPLTLQVERGAQAGGAAGKLDEITLVPQLQRDEASGQQVGRIGAELATQVPSIDVRYGPVESLQLGARRTWDLAVYSVRMFGRMIVGEASLKNLSGPVTIADYAGKSARLGPSAFLSFLALVSISLGVLNLLPIPVLDGGHLLYYLVEAVTGKVVSDRWQLVFQRAGLACIVALSAIALFNDLARLIHF, via the coding sequence ATGAACCTGCTGATCGAGCTGCTCGCCTTCGCGGTCGCGATCGGCGTACTGGTGGTCGTCCACGAGTACGGGCATTACCGCGTCGCGCGCTGGTGCGGCGTGAAGGTGCTGCGGTTCTCGATCGGCTTCGGCAAGCCGCTGTTCCAGTGGGTGAGCCCGAAGACGGGCACCGAGTGGACCATTGCAGCGTTGCCGCTCGGCGGTTACGTGAAGATGCTCGACGAGCGTGAAACCGGCGCCGCGCCGATTCCCGCCGAATTGTTGTCGCAGGCGTTCAACCGCAAGTCGGTGTGGCGCCGCTTCGCGATCGTCGCGGCCGGGCCGGTCGCGAACTTCCTGCTGGCTATCGTGCTGTTCGCGCTGGTGTTCGCCACGGGCGTGACCGAGCCGGCCGCCGTGGTCGCGGCGCCCGCGCCGAACACGCCCGCCGCTCAGGCCGGCTTCGACGGCGGCGAGACGATCGTCGCGGTGCGCGCGGAAAATGCCGGCGAATCCGAGCCCGTGCGTTCGTGGTCCGATCTGCGCTGGAAGCTGCTGGGCGCGGCCTTCGATCACAAGCGCGTGGTGCTGAGCGCGAAAGACGCGCACGGCACGTCCGATTTCCAGCTCGATCTGCGCGGCCTCGGCGAGAAAGATGTCGACGACGACTTCATGTCGCACCTCGGTTTCGAGCCGGGCGGCGGCAAGCTGACGGTCGCGGGCGTGCAGCCCGGCAGTGCGGCGCAGAAGGCGGGACTCGTCGCGGGCGATCGCCTGCGCGCGGTAGATGGTATCCCGACCGATAACGCCACGGCCTTCATCGCTTATGTAAAATCCCACGCCGGCAAACCGCTGACGCTGCAGGTCGAACGCGGCGCGCAGGCGGGTGGCGCGGCGGGCAAGCTCGACGAGATCACCCTCGTGCCGCAGTTGCAGCGCGACGAGGCGAGCGGTCAGCAGGTGGGGCGAATCGGCGCGGAACTGGCGACCCAGGTGCCGTCCATCGACGTGCGTTACGGCCCGGTCGAAAGTCTGCAACTCGGCGCGCGCCGCACGTGGGATCTCGCGGTGTACTCGGTGCGCATGTTCGGGCGGATGATCGTCGGCGAGGCATCGCTAAAAAATCTTTCCGGTCCGGTGACGATCGCCGATTACGCAGGAAAGAGCGCACGTCTAGGTCCTTCTGCATTCCTGTCGTTCCTGGCCCTTGTCAGTATTAGCCTCGGTGTACTGAACCTGCTACCAATTCCGGTATTGGACGGGGGTCATCTGTTATATTATTTGGTTGAAGCTGTAACCGGCAAAGTTGTCTCCGATCGCTGGCAACTCGTTTTTCAGAGGGCGGGTCTCGCCTGCATCGTCGCATTGTCGGCGATCGCGCTGTTCAACGATCTGGCTCGTTTAATCCATTTTTAA